A portion of the Mycoplasmopsis mustelae genome contains these proteins:
- a CDS encoding ECF transporter S component: MEIIAKEKQIWNKLWLNVILKLIFLGLFIFCIISIPSLGIINLKVEQVSQLAFLYFCVIVLFFISIASSFWEGYYWENFIFDFLSPKLRQKKIVKWLYISLFSYLIGSIFRIVFLIGIYFEDGYYQYNFKLARRRKYGFSIQDIAFAGILFSLFLIISLIKNFTVARIINLDFEYVFYILFAYFFGKFKGSLLSFMADFFGLLFAGRIGFYHWVYAIVPIITTIMIGFIIDLFKKNQNKSMIVMNVALIVIFAILIYVFSTQVNDPKGIKISKTFGVSRISLVAGIILMTFAGVFISILIGLSIYYLKTKNDSNKKNRIGILILSFFLTVSIIVVARWIWGPFAFIRYANFYLGRNYIVKDYYLVFMTPIVIRSLISIPIYIVVLFALLVPLSLIKKHYAKKEAGITY, translated from the coding sequence ATGGAAATTATTGCTAAAGAAAAACAAATTTGAAATAAATTATGATTAAATGTAATATTAAAACTTATTTTTTTAGGTTTATTTATATTTTGTATTATTTCAATCCCTAGTTTAGGCATAATTAATCTAAAAGTTGAGCAAGTATCACAACTTGCTTTTTTATATTTTTGTGTAATAGTGTTATTTTTTATATCAATAGCCAGTTCATTTTGAGAGGGTTATTATTGAGAAAATTTTATTTTTGATTTTTTATCACCAAAATTAAGGCAAAAAAAAATAGTTAAATGACTTTATATATCATTGTTTTCGTATTTAATTGGCTCTATTTTTCGGATAGTTTTCTTAATTGGAATATATTTTGAAGACGGTTATTATCAATATAATTTTAAATTAGCAAGACGGAGAAAATATGGATTTTCAATCCAAGATATTGCGTTTGCAGGAATTTTGTTTTCTTTGTTTCTAATAATTTCGCTAATTAAAAATTTTACCGTTGCAAGAATTATTAACTTAGATTTTGAATATGTCTTTTATATATTGTTCGCATATTTTTTTGGTAAGTTTAAAGGTTCATTACTTTCATTTATGGCTGACTTTTTTGGATTGTTATTCGCTGGACGAATCGGTTTTTATCACTGAGTTTATGCTATTGTTCCGATAATAACAACGATAATGATTGGTTTTATCATTGATTTATTTAAAAAGAATCAAAATAAATCAATGATTGTGATGAATGTGGCGTTGATAGTTATTTTTGCTATCTTAATATATGTTTTTAGCACACAAGTAAATGATCCTAAAGGAATTAAAATTTCTAAAACTTTTGGAGTTTCAAGAATTTCATTAGTTGCTGGAATAATTTTAATGACTTTTGCAGGAGTTTTTATTAGTATTTTAATTGGTTTATCAATTTATTATCTAAAAACAAAAAACGATAGTAATAAGAAAAATCGCATCGGAATTTTAATTTTATCTTTCTTTTTAACAGTTTCAATAATAGTGGTAGCAAGATGAATCTGAGGACCATTTGCATTCATTAGATATGCTAATTTTTATCTAGGAAGAAATTATATAGTTAAAGATTATTATTTAGTCTTTATGACACCGATTGTAATTCGTTCTTTAATTTCAATTCCTATTTATATAGTAGTATTATTTGCGTTATTAGTTCCGCTGTCATTAATCAAAAAACATTATGCAAAAAAAGAAGCAGGAATTACATACTAA
- a CDS encoding DUF1934 family protein, translating into MKINFKSTIKQNNDERVVDFDADLEYTNEDGYQVFTFSEPSEGIRNRIEVSDNEINIYAGSTSVYLKYNQVYNFDLDIDHHQWKNQIINLDSHWFLKDFQENSYSFTYTLSRNGTLLGEYAITLTIKE; encoded by the coding sequence ATGAAAATTAATTTTAAATCTACAATAAAACAAAATAACGATGAAAGAGTAGTAGACTTTGATGCAGATTTAGAATATACAAATGAAGATGGTTATCAAGTATTTACCTTTAGTGAACCGTCAGAAGGAATAAGAAATCGTATAGAGGTTTCTGATAATGAAATTAATATTTATGCAGGTTCTACTTCGGTATATCTAAAATATAATCAAGTTTATAATTTTGATTTAGATATTGACCATCATCAATGAAAAAATCAGATAATCAATTTAGATTCACATTGATTTCTTAAAGATTTTCAAGAAAACTCCTATTCATTCACATACACCTTATCACGTAATGGTACATTATTAGGTGAATATGCTATTACATTAACCATCAAAGAATAA
- the gltX gene encoding glutamate--tRNA ligase gives MKKVRTRYAPSPTGYLHIGGARTALFNYLFAKHFGGDFIFRLEDTDIKRNVEGGEASQLDNLVWLGIIPDESPLKPNLKYGKYRQSEKLQRYQEVANWLINQNYAYKAYDTPEELEAQKQESDAKGIPSFRYNAKWLQISESEKQHRDAIKAYSIRLRMPKNQIYQWSDIVRGEISFNSDDIGDWVIFKSDGYPTYNFAVVVDDHDMQISHILRGEEHIGNTPKQIALYQMLKWETPQFGHLTIITNMEGKKLSKRDTSLKQFIEDYKNEGYLPDAIFNFLSLLGWTAADATELMDKQTNIVKFDPQRLSKSPSKFDISKMNWFSKQYMKNKTNNEIIEVLNLNNLNKDHAWVELFIDTFKQSAITFEDLKHDLAIYLNYVDQTITFQDDELKVVQEFSKNLSNSLEFSITSIQNAINLTSQNLAIKGKKLFMPIRLATTSKEHGPELAKAIYLFGQEFIKKALGKY, from the coding sequence ATGAAAAAGGTTCGTACACGTTATGCACCTAGCCCAACCGGGTATTTACATATCGGTGGAGCTAGAACTGCATTATTTAATTACTTATTCGCAAAACATTTTGGTGGTGATTTTATTTTTCGTTTGGAAGACACAGATATCAAACGAAATGTTGAAGGTGGCGAGGCATCACAACTAGATAATCTTGTTTGATTAGGAATTATCCCTGATGAATCTCCGTTAAAACCAAACTTAAAATACGGTAAGTATCGTCAAAGTGAAAAATTGCAACGCTATCAAGAAGTTGCAAATTGATTAATCAATCAAAATTATGCATATAAAGCATATGATACACCTGAAGAATTAGAAGCACAAAAACAAGAAAGCGATGCAAAAGGAATACCTAGTTTTCGTTACAATGCAAAATGATTACAAATTTCAGAGAGCGAAAAACAACATAGAGATGCAATCAAAGCATATTCAATTCGTTTGAGAATGCCTAAGAATCAAATTTATCAATGAAGTGATATCGTGCGTGGTGAGATTAGTTTTAATTCAGATGATATAGGTGATTGAGTTATTTTTAAATCCGATGGATATCCTACTTATAATTTTGCAGTAGTTGTAGATGATCATGATATGCAAATTTCACATATTTTACGCGGTGAAGAACACATCGGAAACACTCCAAAGCAAATTGCTTTATATCAAATGCTAAAATGAGAGACACCGCAATTTGGACATCTCACCATTATTACTAATATGGAAGGTAAAAAATTATCTAAACGTGATACATCATTAAAACAATTTATAGAAGATTATAAAAATGAAGGTTATCTCCCGGATGCAATTTTTAACTTTTTATCCTTATTAGGATGAACTGCAGCGGATGCAACCGAATTAATGGATAAACAAACAAATATTGTAAAATTTGACCCACAAAGACTCAGCAAGAGTCCATCTAAATTTGATATTTCTAAAATGAATTGATTTTCAAAACAATATATGAAAAACAAAACAAACAATGAAATTATAGAAGTTTTAAACTTAAATAATTTAAATAAAGACCATGCTTGAGTCGAATTATTCATTGATACATTCAAACAATCTGCAATTACTTTTGAGGATTTAAAGCACGATTTAGCAATTTATCTAAATTACGTTGATCAAACAATTACATTTCAAGATGATGAATTAAAAGTAGTACAAGAGTTTTCTAAAAACTTATCTAATAGCTTGGAGTTTTCAATCACAAGTATTCAAAACGCAATTAATCTAACATCACAAAACTTAGCTATAAAAGGTAAAAAATTATTTATGCCAATTCGTTTAGCTACTACTTCGAAAGAACACGGACCTGAGTTGGCTAAAGCCATTTATTTATTTGGTCAAGAATTTATTAAGAAAGCGTTAGGAAAGTATTAA
- a CDS encoding PTS transporter subunit IIABC yields the protein MKSIKLLFKSRNAKVDANKKLNNSNSGKARKVLSKISGAFMLPISVMSIAGLFLGIGAAIFTGSLDKDGNVVNYALSVFGNAIKALGDPVFAALPILFATAFVIAFTDEAGVGVFATIVAFLIFLSVQSVFIWEFYEKVPTKNLVTGKVTNVNDIKGYIVLFSGGGRNPESMKNLIGNTLGIRSLQTSVFGGIAVGLMVQYLYNKFHTIQLPQVISFFGGKRFVSLIAIPSSFVLALIFLLFWPWIGVGLNKFGESLGKVPYGFESLIFGVIERSLIPFGLHHVFYAPLWYSNAGGDINSLLTTWYNAESAKPGFEAGQSLITLKEAVAAEPSKFQGDSTSALSLLNFGSTVDWKVGKDIRSVQLFDFIASIGMKIGRFTDGKFAFMILGLPAAAAAMILAAPKENRKVALGTVLPAGFTAMLTGVTEPIEFTFLFLAPWLFWGFHALMAGLSFMFANLASVHIPQAFSGGLLDFISYGIIPVSKGTHFWWSLVIGLGYVPIYFVVFYFSIKKFDLATPGRGGNTKLFNKADFLKKSFHSNEEFKDLDMKAVAIVEGFGGLDNITAFNNCASRLRYDVKDVSKVDVEKLKKAGAFGVKFEGGNHAQAIMGPASEQLNAKIKSQRSLIAKYEAALVNNPEALESQVEKNQEKLNETQTSVQTEMPSEVVTSTKSVKIQTAAKGKLVALEDLRDGVFSEKLMGNGFAVEFDAEKIGNVYAPISGQIVSVFPSKHAIGITSKEGVQVLVHIGIDTVKLNGEGFVEFVKVGDKVKAGDKLVAVDLELLKQHNLRSDVIVIILNEGTMSNFSIVEDKTTAETTSDLIGRVR from the coding sequence ATGAAATCTATTAAATTGCTATTTAAAAGCAGAAATGCAAAAGTAGATGCAAATAAGAAATTAAATAATAGTAATTCTGGTAAAGCGCGTAAAGTTTTATCAAAAATTTCTGGTGCATTTATGCTACCTATTTCTGTTATGTCAATTGCCGGACTTTTTTTAGGTATTGGTGCTGCGATTTTTACCGGTTCGCTTGATAAAGATGGTAACGTAGTAAATTATGCCTTAAGTGTGTTTGGTAATGCAATTAAAGCGTTAGGTGATCCAGTTTTCGCTGCATTACCAATATTATTTGCAACAGCCTTTGTCATTGCCTTTACTGATGAAGCCGGTGTCGGTGTGTTTGCAACCATCGTTGCGTTCTTGATCTTTTTATCAGTACAAAGCGTATTTATTTGAGAGTTTTATGAAAAAGTACCGACAAAGAATCTTGTCACTGGCAAGGTTACTAATGTTAATGATATTAAAGGATATATTGTTCTATTTTCAGGTGGAGGAAGAAACCCTGAAAGTATGAAAAATTTAATCGGTAATACACTAGGTATTCGTTCATTACAAACTTCGGTATTTGGTGGTATTGCAGTTGGATTGATGGTGCAATATTTATATAATAAATTTCACACAATTCAATTACCACAAGTTATTTCGTTCTTTGGTGGAAAAAGATTTGTTTCATTGATCGCAATTCCATCATCATTTGTGCTTGCTCTGATATTCTTGTTATTTTGACCTTGAATCGGAGTTGGTTTAAATAAATTTGGTGAGTCATTAGGTAAAGTACCGTATGGTTTTGAATCATTAATATTTGGTGTTATTGAAAGATCATTAATTCCATTTGGATTACACCACGTTTTCTATGCTCCATTATGATATTCAAACGCTGGTGGAGATATCAATAGTTTACTAACTACATGATATAATGCAGAAAGCGCAAAACCAGGCTTTGAAGCTGGGCAAAGTTTAATCACTTTAAAAGAAGCGGTTGCTGCAGAACCAAGTAAGTTTCAAGGTGATTCAACCTCAGCTTTATCACTTTTAAATTTTGGTTCTACAGTTGATTGAAAAGTTGGTAAAGATATACGCTCTGTTCAATTATTTGATTTTATAGCAAGTATAGGAATGAAAATAGGAAGATTTACCGACGGTAAATTTGCGTTTATGATTTTAGGGTTACCTGCGGCAGCTGCTGCAATGATTTTGGCGGCTCCAAAGGAAAATCGTAAAGTTGCCTTAGGGACAGTGCTTCCGGCTGGATTTACCGCAATGTTAACCGGGGTTACTGAACCAATTGAATTTACATTCTTATTCTTAGCTCCTTGATTGTTCTGAGGGTTCCATGCATTAATGGCCGGATTGTCCTTTATGTTTGCGAACTTAGCAAGTGTGCATATTCCACAAGCATTCTCAGGTGGGTTGTTAGACTTTATTTCATACGGAATTATTCCAGTATCAAAAGGAACACACTTCTGATGATCACTAGTTATCGGTCTTGGATATGTTCCAATATACTTTGTTGTATTCTACTTCTCAATTAAGAAATTTGATTTAGCAACTCCAGGTAGAGGTGGAAATACTAAATTATTCAACAAAGCAGATTTTCTTAAAAAATCATTTCATTCTAATGAAGAATTTAAAGACTTAGATATGAAAGCGGTTGCAATTGTTGAAGGATTTGGTGGTCTTGATAATATTACTGCATTTAATAACTGTGCTTCAAGATTAAGATATGATGTTAAAGACGTTTCGAAAGTTGATGTTGAGAAACTTAAAAAAGCTGGTGCATTTGGAGTTAAATTTGAAGGTGGAAATCACGCTCAAGCAATTATGGGTCCGGCTTCAGAACAGCTTAATGCAAAAATTAAATCTCAAAGAAGTTTAATTGCTAAATATGAAGCAGCATTAGTAAATAATCCCGAAGCTCTAGAATCACAAGTAGAAAAAAATCAAGAAAAATTAAATGAAACTCAAACATCAGTTCAAACCGAAATGCCGAGTGAAGTAGTTACATCTACTAAATCTGTTAAAATTCAAACCGCAGCTAAAGGAAAATTGGTTGCTTTAGAAGACTTGCGTGATGGTGTTTTTTCAGAAAAACTAATGGGAAATGGTTTTGCAGTTGAATTTGATGCAGAAAAAATTGGAAATGTTTATGCCCCAATTTCTGGTCAGATTGTTTCGGTGTTTCCAAGTAAACATGCTATCGGTATCACAAGTAAAGAAGGTGTACAAGTTTTAGTACATATCGGAATTGATACAGTGAAATTAAATGGTGAAGGATTTGTCGAATTCGTTAAAGTTGGAGACAAAGTTAAAGCCGGAGATAAATTAGTTGCTGTAGATTTAGAGTTATTGAAACAACATAACTTGCGTAGTGATGTAATTGTAATCATTCTTAATGAAGGAACAATGTCTAACTTTAGCATTGTTGAAGATAAAACTACAGCTGAAACTACCAGTGATTTAATTGGTAGAGTCAGATAA